AACAAGCCTAATGTATGCGAAAAACTGAATACAATGTGCCGACGATAACGTAAACGAGCCAAGTGTATGCGAAAAATGGAATTACGGATGTACTCAGCTTGTAACTCTACCTCCAAGGAAGCCGTCAGGCGTTTTTCTTGCGTAAATGCAAAGATCGATCATAATCATCAAGCATAACGCAATCCGCTTAAAGACTTTTGCCAATACTTTTGAACGAATGATTCTATGGTTTGATGGTCTGAAGCTGCATAATTCTGATGAAGTTTATGTACTCCAAAGATGAAGTTTATGTTCTCCAAAGATGAAGATTATGTTCTTCAAATATGTGAAGGACAGTTGTTGTTTTTTGACTCCTGATTAAAGACTTAAAAGTGTATCTATAGTAAACTGAATGTAAAGTGCCCACGGTATAATGGGTATAATTTGTTGAAGAGCTCTTCGGATGAAGAGTTTTTTCCATTTTACAGAAAAGAATGTGATATGTTATGCAGCAGCTTCGGGCTAGTCTTCAGAAGAAAAGATTACTAGAGAAATATCTTTCTGGGGAGGGGATGGATTATCGGCAAATTATAGCTTTATTTATTCCAATTCTGATAGACCAGGCCTTCATTATTGGACTGAATCTGGTAAATACCGCAATGATCAGCTCGTCCGGAATGGCGGCGGTCAGTGCAGTGAATATGGTGGATTCGCTGAATATTTTTCTGATCAATGTGTTCGTGGCGGTTGCAACCGGGGGAACAGTGGTAGTCGCGCAGTATAAAGGGAGCGGAAACGACCGGATGGTGTCCCAGGCTACGGCGGCTTCGGTCGCCTCGGTGTCGCTGATCGCTTTGGGAATTGGTCTGTTGCTAATGGGATTACATACTCCAATATTGAACCTGTTGTTCGGAACCGCCTCACCCGAAGTGCTGGACAATGCCCGCATCTACATGATCGGCAGCAGCATCTCGTATCTGGGTATCGCGGTGGTTCAGGCGGTTTGCGGAGCTCTGCGAGGAGTGGGCAAGACACGAGCTTCTTTGATGCTGTCGCTCATCATGAACCTGCTGTATGTTATCCTGAACGTGGTCTTCATTAACCTGTTGCACATGGGTGTGCTGGGGATGACGCTTGCGATTAATATCGCGCGGTATGCAGGTATGGTTTGTGCCCTGGTGTATCTGTTCAAGGTGGATACGACCCTGCGGGTGCGTTTTCGTGACCTATTCCGAATCCCTCTGACCATGCTGAGGAGAATCATGTTCATCGGCGTGCCGTTCGCGGCGGAGCAGATGTTCTTCAATGGAGGTAAACTGCTCACTCAGGTGTTTATTGTCAGCCTAGGCACTTATGCCATTGCGACCAATGCCATTGCCGGCTCTCTGGCTCTGGTGTTTCAAATTCCAGCCAGCGCGCTGTCGCTAACTATTGTAACGGTGGTCGGCCAATGTATCGGGCGGGGGAATGTCTCTGAAGCCAGAAAGTTCATCAAGTCCTTTCTCTGGATAGGGTCCGGCTCTTTGGCGTTGATCGCCTTGATTCTGATGCCGCTATTCCACCCGCTGGTATCGATCTTTTCCCCACCTCCCGAGATCATTGACGATCTGTTTGTGGTGCTGCTGGTGAATTCCATTGCCCAAGTTCCACTGTGGGCCGTCAGCTTTATTTTGCCGTCCGCGCTGCGGGCAGCGGGAGATTC
This Paenibacillus sp. FSL R5-0345 DNA region includes the following protein-coding sequences:
- a CDS encoding MATE family efflux transporter, whose translation is MQQLRASLQKKRLLEKYLSGEGMDYRQIIALFIPILIDQAFIIGLNLVNTAMISSSGMAAVSAVNMVDSLNIFLINVFVAVATGGTVVVAQYKGSGNDRMVSQATAASVASVSLIALGIGLLLMGLHTPILNLLFGTASPEVLDNARIYMIGSSISYLGIAVVQAVCGALRGVGKTRASLMLSLIMNLLYVILNVVFINLLHMGVLGMTLAINIARYAGMVCALVYLFKVDTTLRVRFRDLFRIPLTMLRRIMFIGVPFAAEQMFFNGGKLLTQVFIVSLGTYAIATNAIAGSLALVFQIPASALSLTIVTVVGQCIGRGNVSEARKFIKSFLWIGSGSLALIALILMPLFHPLVSIFSPPPEIIDDLFVVLLVNSIAQVPLWAVSFILPSALRAAGDSRFTSITSMLTMWLFRVIFGYILGIVLGYGVMGVWLAMNCEWAVRGGIFLWRFKGKKWFAHKLI